From one Geoalkalibacter halelectricus genomic stretch:
- a CDS encoding integration host factor subunit alpha, producing the protein MTKADLIENVYLKTGFSKKESAEIVEMVFDLIKATLEKGEKIKIAGFGNFVVKEKDSRRGRNPQTGDEIEITSRRILTFKPSQVLKASINTD; encoded by the coding sequence ATGACCAAGGCGGATCTGATCGAAAATGTTTATCTCAAAACCGGCTTCTCCAAAAAGGAGTCGGCCGAAATCGTCGAGATGGTCTTTGACTTGATCAAAGCGACCCTTGAGAAGGGCGAGAAGATCAAAATCGCCGGTTTTGGCAACTTCGTGGTGAAGGAAAAAGATTCGCGGCGGGGAAGAAACCCCCAAACGGGTGATGAAATCGAGATCACCTCGCGTCGCATACTGACCTTTAAGCCCAGCCAGGTTCTCAAGGCGTCCATCAACACGGACTGA
- the pheT gene encoding phenylalanine--tRNA ligase subunit beta, whose protein sequence is MILTYSWLREFVDCDLAPEELAHRLTMAGLEVDSMEKIGEGLDGVIVARLQEVAPHPDADRLTVCRVDTGTEVLQVVCGAKNHQTGDLVALAQVGTVLPGDFKIKKSKIRGQESFGMLCSEKELGLAEESEGILILAPDLPLGKPVFEALGLKDVRFELGLTPNRADCLSVVGVAREVAALTGRPLRLAPVSLEESGAPVAEQTSVSIDEPGMCPRYAARLIRGVKIGPSPPWMVRRLESIGQRSINNVVDVTNFVLMELGHPLHAFDFSLLRGGRIVVRCAQQGETFTTLDGQKRTLTSKDLTICDAQGPVALAGIMGGENSEIRPDTVDILLESAYFNPPTIRRTSKRLGLHSESSHRFERGADVDMVPRALDRAAALILEVAGGTLAKGAIDCYPRPIAPRKLSISAEKTSRLLGINIDLFEIQKLLRAIGLDAVVAEDRREDTLYVTVPNFRPDLEREVDLIEEVARLKGYEHIPTTMPQGRILCHREPTVRILERRLRDKIVACGFHEVINYAFNSAGLLDRLGLDAADPRRTQVRLLNPLNEEQSVMRTTLVPSLLQSLAQNLAYRSAADLRLFELRPVFLPREGDELPVENLRLAAVICGRRHPLSWSQGSELVDFFDIKGVVEELLEPLRLPKLRWQAEHNESFYHPGKSCAVQSEGRTLGTLGELHPRVLDSFEIDQPTFLLDLDLGELCRIGLGGTQFKGLSRFPGVYRDSAMVFDEAVTAEQILDAVRGAKAADMEDVALFDVYRGKGIQEGKKSVAIRVRYRSAEKTLTDDEISKAHGRIIKALENQLGAEIR, encoded by the coding sequence ATGATTCTCACCTACAGCTGGCTTAGGGAATTCGTCGATTGTGATCTCGCCCCGGAGGAGTTGGCCCATCGCCTGACCATGGCGGGGCTGGAAGTCGATAGCATGGAGAAGATCGGCGAAGGCTTGGACGGAGTCATTGTTGCCCGCCTCCAAGAGGTTGCACCGCATCCCGATGCCGATCGCCTGACGGTGTGTCGCGTCGACACCGGCACGGAAGTTCTGCAGGTGGTATGTGGCGCCAAAAACCATCAAACCGGGGACTTGGTCGCCCTGGCTCAGGTGGGCACGGTTTTGCCCGGCGATTTCAAGATCAAGAAATCCAAAATTCGCGGCCAGGAATCCTTCGGCATGCTTTGTTCCGAAAAGGAACTCGGTCTGGCGGAAGAATCCGAGGGGATTCTCATTCTTGCCCCCGACTTGCCCCTCGGCAAGCCTGTGTTCGAGGCTCTCGGCCTCAAGGATGTACGCTTTGAATTGGGACTAACGCCCAATCGGGCCGACTGTCTGAGTGTCGTGGGGGTTGCGCGCGAAGTTGCCGCCTTGACGGGTAGGCCCTTGCGTCTTGCGCCCGTATCCCTTGAAGAGTCAGGGGCGCCCGTCGCCGAACAAACCTCCGTGAGCATCGACGAACCGGGCATGTGCCCGCGCTACGCCGCGCGCCTTATCCGTGGGGTGAAAATTGGTCCTTCCCCGCCCTGGATGGTCAGGCGCCTGGAATCCATTGGGCAACGTTCGATCAACAACGTGGTCGATGTCACCAATTTTGTTTTGATGGAATTGGGGCATCCGCTGCATGCCTTCGATTTTAGTTTGCTGCGCGGGGGACGCATTGTGGTGAGGTGTGCCCAGCAGGGCGAAACCTTCACCACCCTGGACGGCCAAAAGCGCACCCTCACCAGCAAGGATCTGACCATCTGCGACGCCCAGGGACCCGTTGCCCTGGCCGGTATCATGGGCGGTGAAAATTCTGAAATTCGCCCTGACACCGTGGATATCCTGCTGGAGAGCGCCTATTTCAACCCTCCGACCATTCGGCGCACCAGCAAGCGGCTCGGCCTGCACAGCGAGTCCTCGCACCGCTTCGAGCGCGGGGCGGATGTGGATATGGTGCCGCGCGCACTGGACCGCGCCGCGGCACTGATCCTCGAAGTGGCGGGTGGAACCCTCGCCAAGGGAGCGATCGACTGTTATCCGCGCCCCATCGCGCCACGCAAGCTCAGCATCTCTGCGGAAAAAACCAGTCGCCTGCTGGGCATCAACATCGATCTCTTTGAAATTCAAAAACTGTTGCGCGCCATCGGCCTGGATGCCGTGGTTGCCGAAGACCGCCGGGAAGATACTTTGTATGTGACCGTCCCCAACTTCCGGCCCGATCTTGAACGCGAAGTGGATCTGATTGAAGAGGTGGCGCGCCTCAAGGGTTACGAGCATATTCCGACCACCATGCCGCAGGGGCGAATCTTGTGCCATCGGGAACCGACCGTGCGAATTCTGGAACGGCGGCTTCGTGACAAAATCGTCGCCTGCGGATTTCATGAGGTGATCAACTACGCCTTCAACAGTGCCGGCCTTCTTGATCGGCTCGGTCTGGACGCCGCGGACCCCCGCAGGACTCAGGTGCGTCTGCTCAATCCTCTCAATGAAGAACAGTCGGTCATGCGTACCACCCTGGTGCCGAGTCTGCTTCAGAGCTTGGCGCAGAACCTTGCTTATCGCAGCGCCGCTGACCTTAGATTGTTCGAACTGCGCCCCGTTTTTCTTCCTCGTGAAGGAGATGAGCTGCCCGTTGAGAATCTGCGTCTTGCCGCGGTGATCTGTGGCCGGCGCCATCCCCTGAGCTGGTCGCAGGGCAGTGAATTGGTGGACTTTTTTGATATCAAAGGGGTTGTCGAAGAACTTTTGGAGCCCCTTCGGCTGCCCAAGCTTCGTTGGCAGGCCGAGCATAACGAATCTTTCTATCACCCCGGTAAGAGCTGTGCCGTGCAGAGCGAAGGACGCACCCTGGGTACGCTCGGAGAATTGCACCCCAGAGTGCTTGATTCCTTCGAGATCGACCAGCCGACGTTTCTGCTCGACCTGGATCTTGGTGAGTTGTGTCGGATTGGCCTGGGTGGCACCCAATTCAAGGGACTTTCACGTTTTCCCGGTGTTTACCGCGACAGCGCGATGGTCTTCGACGAGGCAGTGACCGCCGAGCAGATCCTTGATGCGGTACGTGGTGCCAAGGCGGCGGACATGGAGGATGTGGCGCTGTTTGACGTCTACCGCGGCAAGGGCATCCAGGAAGGCAAGAAGAGCGTCGCCATCCGGGTTCGCTACCGTTCGGCGGAAAAAACCCTTACGGATGACGAGATCAGCAAGGCGCATGGCCGCATCATCAAGGCGCTCGAAAATCAGTTAGGTGCTGAAATTCGCTGA
- a CDS encoding MerR family transcriptional regulator → MIPDKLYFKIGEVSRITGVKPHVLRYWESEFGAFSPVKSRSQQRLYRRKDIELVLRLKKLLYEEGFTIAGARKKLREEGSEPEPSSLPLFASPPDLLSEIRRDLLALRDSLRNDTPARAENKPSDMG, encoded by the coding sequence ATGATTCCCGATAAGCTTTATTTTAAAATCGGTGAAGTGTCCCGGATCACGGGAGTCAAACCCCATGTCCTGCGCTATTGGGAATCGGAATTCGGCGCCTTTTCACCGGTAAAGAGCCGCAGTCAGCAACGCCTCTACCGGCGCAAGGACATCGAACTTGTGCTGCGCCTCAAAAAACTCCTCTACGAGGAGGGATTCACCATTGCCGGGGCGCGCAAAAAACTCAGGGAGGAAGGTTCCGAGCCCGAACCGTCCTCCCTTCCTTTGTTTGCATCCCCGCCCGATCTTCTTTCCGAAATCCGTCGGGATCTTCTGGCCCTGCGCGACTCTTTGCGGAACGATACGCCCGCGCGCGCCGAGAATAAACCCTCAGACATGGGCTGA
- a CDS encoding protein-L-isoaspartate(D-aspartate) O-methyltransferase, protein MDFAISRRRMVEQHIKSRGVTDALVLEAMLQVPRHLFVEDALAGQAYGDYPLPIGHRQTISQPYMVAVMTEALQLKGGERVLEIGTGSGYQTAVLARIAGRVYSVERIPELARRARRILDQIGCSNVNIKVTDGTFGWEEQMPFDAILVTAGAPSIPRGYLEQLGVGGKLVIPVGSLGSQVLMRVTKTAEGRFEEERLLDCRFVPLIGGNGWQNDEY, encoded by the coding sequence ATGGATTTCGCCATTTCCCGGCGCCGCATGGTCGAGCAGCACATCAAATCGCGCGGCGTCACGGATGCGCTGGTGCTTGAGGCCATGCTTCAGGTTCCGCGTCACCTTTTCGTCGAGGATGCCCTCGCCGGCCAAGCCTATGGCGACTACCCCCTGCCCATCGGTCATCGCCAAACCATTTCACAGCCCTACATGGTGGCGGTCATGACCGAGGCCCTGCAACTCAAGGGTGGCGAGCGGGTTCTGGAGATCGGCACGGGTTCGGGCTATCAAACGGCAGTTCTGGCGCGTATCGCCGGGCGGGTTTACTCGGTCGAGCGCATTCCCGAACTGGCCCGCCGCGCCCGGCGCATTCTCGATCAGATCGGCTGCAGCAACGTCAACATCAAGGTCACCGACGGAACCTTCGGCTGGGAGGAGCAAATGCCCTTCGATGCCATTCTCGTGACTGCCGGAGCACCGTCCATTCCACGCGGATACTTGGAGCAGCTCGGGGTGGGAGGGAAGCTGGTGATTCCCGTCGGCAGTCTCGGCAGTCAGGTTCTGATGCGGGTTACCAAAACGGCTGAGGGGCGTTTTGAGGAAGAACGCCTCCTTGATTGCAGGTTTGTTCCGCTGATCGGCGGCAACGGCTGGCAGAATGACGAGTATTGA
- the surE gene encoding 5'/3'-nucleotidase SurE yields MFILLTNDDGIHAPGLVALAEEMAALGRVVVVAPDRERSATGHSLTLHSPLRAEQIRADWFAIDGTPTDCVNLGIHGLFRERPALVVSGINRGANMGDDITYSGTVAAAMEATLMGVPAIAVSLALVQEHPQDYRPAARITARLARRVLQSGMPTDTFFNVNVPSAEDDQIHGVRLTRQGKRIYGDLVIENTDPRGRKYYWIGAGDLDFHDVEGTDFHAVHRGFVSLTPLHLDLTNYRSFDELSRWDIFSSPGSGRD; encoded by the coding sequence TTGTTCATTCTGCTGACCAATGATGATGGAATTCATGCTCCTGGCCTTGTGGCACTGGCCGAGGAGATGGCTGCGCTTGGCCGGGTCGTCGTGGTGGCACCGGATCGCGAACGCAGCGCCACCGGGCATTCCCTGACCCTGCATTCTCCCTTGCGCGCCGAGCAGATCCGAGCAGACTGGTTTGCCATTGACGGAACGCCCACCGACTGCGTCAACCTGGGCATACACGGGCTGTTTCGCGAACGGCCCGCCCTGGTTGTGTCCGGCATCAATCGGGGAGCCAACATGGGCGATGATATTACTTATTCCGGAACCGTGGCCGCTGCCATGGAGGCGACCCTGATGGGTGTTCCGGCCATCGCCGTCTCCCTGGCCCTGGTTCAGGAACATCCGCAGGATTATCGTCCCGCCGCGCGCATCACCGCGCGTCTGGCGCGCAGGGTGCTTCAATCGGGCATGCCGACTGATACCTTCTTCAACGTTAATGTTCCATCCGCCGAGGACGACCAGATCCATGGGGTGCGCTTGACGCGTCAGGGCAAGCGTATTTATGGCGATCTCGTCATCGAGAACACCGACCCGAGAGGGCGAAAATACTATTGGATCGGTGCCGGTGATCTCGATTTTCATGATGTGGAAGGTACCGACTTCCATGCGGTTCATCGCGGGTTTGTCTCCCTGACCCCCTTGCACCTGGATCTCACCAACTACCGCTCGTTCGATGAATTGTCCCGCTGGGATATTTTTTCCTCCCCGGGTTCGGGCCGAGACTAG